Proteins encoded within one genomic window of Rhododendron vialii isolate Sample 1 chromosome 1a, ASM3025357v1:
- the LOC131332834 gene encoding ribosomal RNA small subunit methyltransferase-like, translating to MAGGKIKKERPHRGGSGTAASANPHYQGGIPFHKSKGQHILKNPLLIDTIIEKSGIKSTDIILEIGPGTGNLTKKLLEAGKSVIAVELDPRMVLELQRRFQGTAFSNRLKVIQGDVLKCDLPYFDICVANIPYQISSPLTFKLLAHRPLFRCAVIMFQREFAMRLVAKPGDTLYCRLSVNTQLLSRVSHLLKVGRNNFRPPPKVDSSVVRIEPRKPQPSVSFKEWDGLVRICFNRKNKTLGSIFRQKSVLSILEKNYKTLQALQLSQNGSLEDTEIAVDVSTLADTAEDLSMEIDDERDDDDMEVEVGDTRASDFKDKILGLLKQGGFEDKRSSKLSQEDFMHLLSVFNKAGIHFS from the exons ATGGCAGGAGGGAAGATCAAGAAAGAGAGGCCCCATCGTGGTGGTAGCGGCACTGCCGCCTCGGCAAACCCGCACTACCAAGGGGGCATACCGTTCCACAAGTCAAAGGGTCAGCACATTCTTAAAAACCCCCTGTTGATCGACACAATCATCGAGAAATCCGGAATCAAGAGCACAGATATTATCCTCGAGATCGGTCCTGGTACCGGAAACCTGACGAAGAAGCTTCTGGAAGCCGGAAAATCTGTCATTGCAGTTGAGCTTGACCCCCGTATGGTCCTCGAGCTCCAGCGCCGCTTCCAGGGCACTGCCTTTTCCAACCGCCTGAAG GTTATCCAAGGAGATGTGCTCAAGTGTGATCTCCCGTACTTCGATATCTGTGTGGCAAACATACCTTACCAAATATCCTCTCCTCTCACTTTCAAATTGTTAGCCCATCGACCATTATTCAGGTGCGCGGTTATAATGTTCCAGAGGGAATTCGCCATGAGACTTGTTGCCAAGCCTGGCGACACTCTCTACTGCCGCCTTTCAGTGAACACCCAACTCTTGTCTCGCGTTTCCCATTTGCTAAAAGTTGGAAGGAACAACTTCCGGCCTCCACCAAAGGTTGATTCTTCTGTAGTTAGAATCGAGCCAAGAAAACCGCAGCCTTCAGTCAGTTTCAAAGAATGGGATGGTTTAGTCCGCATTTGCTTCAACCGGAAGAACAAGACCCTAGGTTCCATATTTAGACAGAAATCAGTATTGTCAATTCTAGAGAAGAACTATAAAACGTTGCAAGCATTGCAACTCTCTCAGAATGGATCATTGGAGGATACAGAGATTGCAGTAGATGTATCCACTTTGGCAGACACGGCTGAGGATTTAAGTATGGAGATTGATGATGAAAGAGATGACGATGATATGGAGGTAGAGGTGGGGGACACGAGGGCTTCTGATTTTAAGGACAAGATTCTGGGTTTGTTGAAGCAAGGAGGTTTTGAAGATAAGAGGTCATCAAAGCTCTCACAAGAAGATTTCATGCACTTGCTCTCTGTGTTTAACAAAGCTGGAATACATTTCTCTTGA
- the LOC131332842 gene encoding RNA pseudouridine synthase 1-like → MTILPPTFHFPSALLRFPSPSLFTNPMFISMAAQTHCDSQEANLPNAPNCTINYPVPLSPPLPAISKQMELARAMSASSKSSLFSLSRIDVVFEDDWLIAVNKPRGVYCESVLSSIPSLLNDSNDSVELGTQVDLPELHLANRLDRDTSGVMLITKSHKVAAKLVRAFTDHKVRKTYIAFCVGQAPEWRQITIKSGHGRSKFGAWRVYAASDVGRKLPGGSVVRDMQTLFEVLSVNGHGCSKELSAEEKFVVEEKSVVDTKNVEDEILVRAYPQSGRTHQIRLHCQYLGIPIRGDVKYEGVYEWKGIKYDGHELHAESLSFEHPITGLPVVLDAPLPMWAIQALQPLPC, encoded by the exons ATGACTATATTGCCCCCCACCTTCCATTTCCCCTCGGCACTTCTTCGCTTCCCTTCTCCTTCCCTCTTCACAAACCCTATGTTTATCTCCATGGCGGCCCAAACGCACTGCGATTCTCAGGAAGCCAATCTCCCAAACGCCCCTAATTGTACGATAAATTACCCAGTGCCACTGTCCCCGCCGCTGCCGGCCATCTCCAAGCAAATGGAGCTGGCCAGAGCCATGTCGGCTTCTTCCAAATCGAgcttattttctctctctagaattgaCGTGGTCTTCGAGGACGATTGGCTCATTGCCGTGAATAAGCCCCGGGGGGTGTATTGTGAAAGCGTCTTGTCTTCGATCCCCAGTCTGCTCAACGATTCAAATGACTCAGTTGAACTCG GAACCCAAGTTGACCTCCCAGAGCTCCATCTCGCTAACAGACTCGATCGCGACACCAGTGGGGTTATGTTAATCACTAAATCACACAAAGTGGCCGCTAAGTTAGTGAGGGCTTTTACAGACCACAAGGTTAGGAAAACATACATTGCCTTTTGTGTTGGCCAAGCTCCAGAATGGAGACAAATCACAATTAAGTCAGGTCATGGTCGATCAAAGTTTGGAGCATGGCGCGTTTATGCTGCGTCAGATGTTGGTCGAAAATTACCAGGCGGATCAGTTGTTAGAGATATGCAAACTCTTTTTGAAGTATTATCAGTGAATGGGCATGGGTGCTCCAAAGAGTTATCTGCTGAAGAAAAATTTGTCGTTGAGGAAAAATCTGTAGTGGATACTAAAAATGTGGAGGACGAGATTTTGGTGCGAGCGTATCCACAAAGTGGAAGAACTCATCAAATTCGCTTGCACTGCCAGTATCTTGGAATTCCCATAAGAGGAGATGTGAAATATGAGGGTGTCTATGAGTGGAAAGGGATAAAATATGACGGCCATGAACTTCACGCAGAGAGCTTGTCCTTTGAGCACCCTATTACAGGGCTTCCAGTTGTGTTAGATGCACCTTTGCCGATGTGGGCAATCCAAGCGCTGCAGCCGTTACCGTGTTAA
- the LOC131328437 gene encoding uncharacterized protein LOC131328437: MVREHVLMLLWGTTMCLSRTKRDVLQWNWTTDKRFSSKSVYHQWEEIGHSRNQLLGSLWKNLCPPKVEIFSWLAIQDRALTRSELFSRNIIQEGQTVSCPLCSLHLETPDHLFLHCIFSWNIWSLILDWWHVPWVCPNSLANLAIWWFDSGFRNLEKNIWEVSFYATLWSLWLARNDLVFNNANLSVEVVGELVKTRVAMWMKTKFGIKIYSVEEFKLFLDVQIRAYPTEDVKADMDRAIVIFDSNAPANQCVFSYAKADVDLKGGHAYQF, translated from the exons ATGGTAAGAGAACac GTACTAATGCTTTTATGGGGGACTACCATGTGTCTTTCAAGA ACCAAGAGGGATGTGCTTCAATGGAATTGGACTACCGATAAACGCTTTTCTTCCAAGTCAGTTTACCACCAATGGGAAGAGATTGGTCATTCTCGGAACCAACTCTTGGGCTCACTGTGGAAAAATCTTTGccctcctaaggtggaaattttttcgTGGCTGGCGATTCAGGATAGGGCCCTAACACGATCAGAGCTCTTCAGTAGGAATATCATTCAAGAGGGCCAAACAGTTTCCTGCCCTTTGTGTTCCTTGCATCTCGAAACTCCTGATCATCTTTTCTTGCACTGTATATTCTCTTGGAATATTTGGTCTCtaattttggattggtggcatgttcCGTGGGTTTGTCCTAATTCGTTGGCAAATTTAGCTATATGGTGGTTTGACAGCGGGTTTAGGAATCTGGAGAAAAATATATGGGAAGTGTCTTTCTATGCCACTTTGTGGTCTTTGTGGCTAGCCCGGAATGACCTCGTCTTTAACAATGCAAATTTGAGTGTCGAGGTAGTAGGAGAATTGGTGAAAACTAGAGTCGCAATGTGGATGAAGACCAAGTTCGGAATCAAGATTTATTCGGTGGAGGAGTTTAAATTGTTTCTTGACG TGCAGATCAGGGCATATCCAACTGAAGATGTCAAAGCTGACATGGACCGAGCAATCGTAATTTTTGACAGTAATGCACCAGCCAACCAATGTGTCTTCTCATATGCCAAAGCAGACGTGGATTTGAAGGGAGGACATGCCTACCAATTTTGA